From the Paenibacillus sp. MMS20-IR301 genome, the window GCTCGTTGGCAAGCACACCGCCTTTGCCGGCGACGCCGATATCCTGCCCGTATACCACATCCACTTTCTCGCCGCTGCCGGAGAGCTGAACCTGCCAGAACCAGATTCCGTTCCGGGCAGGCGCGAATGTCACACGGTAACCGATCGCTTCAATAGAGCCTGTATAAATTAGCCTGTCCTGGGAATAAGCCAGCTTGGAGCCGGAGCGGATGCCGAGCAGCGGATAACTGCGGATACCTTGCTCCGTATACACGCGCAGATAAATATTGTTAGCCGATCCGTCTGCCGGATTGCCTTGGAACTGATTGATTAGCGTAGCCTCATGGGTGAATTCGAAGATATCCCCCGAAGGCAGGAACGTATACTTAAGATCATCCCGGGTTAAGGTAATCAGGTTCATATGTTGTTTGAAAATCATAACAACCCTCTCTTTCAAGAATCATGGTTAGGACATGGATTAGAATAGGGGAATTCGTTATCAGCTGTCACAAATACAAACTGACATGTCCGTGTAAAGAATTAATAGAAACGTTTCCATAAGTGATACACCTCGATATTAGTCTGAAGATGAAAAAAAGTCAATTCTCAGCAAAAAAAAGGCTGTTTTATATTTTTTAACGGACTGTTTGTAATAATAGTACTTGTAATTCAAAAAAAAATTTATTTGACAGCGTATACAATCTGGAGTTATGCTCTGTGCAAGGGGAAACACAAAGAAATGATGGAAACGTTTCTATAACGTTCAATACGGTTAATAGTGAGTGACAAGTATTATTCAGTACAAGTAATAGTTAAGGGCAGATGCGCAAATGTTATTAAAGCTGCAGGACAAGAACTGAAACAAAGACAAGAAATGTATGCGGCTATGCATCGTTCAATTTGGAGGTGGGCTCATTGGCAAGAATTGTACAAGGGGGCAGGAATATTGCCCGGGATTTACTGAAGAACAAAGTGCTGTATCTCATGCTGCTGCCTGTTATTGTGTATTTCGCGGTCTTTCATTATGCGGTAATGCCCGGCGCTTACGTTGCATTCGTCGATTACAAGCTTAACAAAGGGATCTTCGGCAGTGACTTCATCGGGCTCAAGAACTTCGAATTCCTGGTGCAGACCGGAGAGCTCTGGAATATCACCAAGAATACACTGCTCTATAATCTGGTTTTCCTTGCTTTAGGTAATATTATTCAAATTGTGTTTGCCATCATGTTATCGGAGATTGCCGGTAAGTGGTTCAAGAAGATCTCCCAGTCGGTTATTCTCCTGCCGAACTTCATCTCAATGGTTATCGTCGGTGTATTTGCTTACAACCTGTTCAACTTCAACTCCGGGTTCATCAACACCATCATGTCCGGAGCCGGACTTGACCGGTATGAGTTCTATTCCGATCCTGGCATCTGGAAATATATCATTGTGGCTTTTAAGATCTGGGCCGGTACCGGTTACGGTATGATTGTCTATCTGGCAGCCATCACAGGCATTAACCATGACCTGTACGAAGCCGCCTACATGGACGGGGCAACCACCTGGCAGCGGATCCGCTACATGACCCTGCCGATTCTGAAACCGACTTTTATTCTGCTTCTATTGTTCGGTATGGGCGGAATCCTCAAGGGCTCCTTCGACCTGTTCTACAATCTCATTGGCACAAACTCCGTGCTGTATCCGCAGACGGATATTATAGATACTTATGTCTTCCGTTCCCTGGTGGGACAATTCAACTTCTCGATGGGTGCAGCTGTAGGCTTCTATCAATCCTTATTCGGCCTGCTTCTGGTGCTTGTGGTGAACTTCATTGTACGCAAGGTTGAACCGGACAGCGCGCTGTTCTAAGACAAGACACGAAACAGGGGTGATAAGCATGGCAAGTACGTCCACTAAAATTAAACAGGATTCCGGCAGCATTTTCATAAAACTGATCAGCTATATCTGCATCACAATCTTTGCACTGTTCTGTCTGTTTCCCTTTGCACTGATGATCTCCTCGTCCTTCATGAACGAGCAGGAAATTGTGCGCGAGGGTTACAAGCTTATTCCGAATGAGTTCTCCTTCAAGGCCTATGAGGTGCTGCTCGGCAGTTCCACCAAACTGCTCGATGCCTATCAGGTCACTATTTTTATAACAGTTGTAGGTACGGTACTGGGTCTGTTCATGATGTCGATGGCCGGATTCGTCCTGAACCGCAAGGATTTCAAATACCGTAACTTCTTCTCGTTCCTGATCTACTTCACAACGCTGTTCAGCGGCGGTCTGATCCCGACTTACATTCTGATGGTGAAGCATCTTCATCTGAAGGACAGTCTGTTCGCCATGATTCTGCCGGCTGTAGTCGGAGCCTGGTCGATCTTCCTGATGCGTAACTTCAT encodes:
- a CDS encoding carbohydrate ABC transporter permease → MASTSTKIKQDSGSIFIKLISYICITIFALFCLFPFALMISSSFMNEQEIVREGYKLIPNEFSFKAYEVLLGSSTKLLDAYQVTIFITVVGTVLGLFMMSMAGFVLNRKDFKYRNFFSFLIYFTTLFSGGLIPTYILMVKHLHLKDSLFAMILPAVVGAWSIFLMRNFMKAIPDSLYESATIDGAGDFHIYWRIFMPLAVPSLATIGLFSALGFWNEWYNGMLYMDTPAKYPLQYFLQRMVAQTNMGSLINSGAVINTADLPTQSIKMATAVMATGPIILLYPFVQRYFVTGLTIGAVKG
- a CDS encoding ABC transporter permease subunit, with amino-acid sequence MARIVQGGRNIARDLLKNKVLYLMLLPVIVYFAVFHYAVMPGAYVAFVDYKLNKGIFGSDFIGLKNFEFLVQTGELWNITKNTLLYNLVFLALGNIIQIVFAIMLSEIAGKWFKKISQSVILLPNFISMVIVGVFAYNLFNFNSGFINTIMSGAGLDRYEFYSDPGIWKYIIVAFKIWAGTGYGMIVYLAAITGINHDLYEAAYMDGATTWQRIRYMTLPILKPTFILLLLFGMGGILKGSFDLFYNLIGTNSVLYPQTDIIDTYVFRSLVGQFNFSMGAAVGFYQSLFGLLLVLVVNFIVRKVEPDSALF